The following nucleotide sequence is from Apodemus sylvaticus chromosome 2, mApoSyl1.1, whole genome shotgun sequence.
GCAGTTTTTTGGGCAtcttggaggacagccatgcaaggctcctgcctgtaagcacaccatagcatcagtaatagtgttaggccttagaggattcccttgagctggatcccaattggGGCCTGTCagtggacctcctttccctcaggatCTTCTCCATTTTGCCTCTGgtgttcttttagataggaacagctctgggtcagaattttgactgggATGGCAACCCAATCTCTCTGCTTGATACCCTTACATTAGATAGATTCTAAAAGTTCCAACTTCCCATTtcaggacatttcatctaagagtcctgagagtctttcaccacTCAGGTCTGTGGTACATTCTAGAGAGTCCCCATATATTCCTCCTCccaaggttgcatatttccattcatcctGCTGGCAAAGACCTGAGTGCCCACAGAATAAATTCACTTTTTAAACCTCTCATTTGTGTCATTCATAGCATAGAAACATATAAAACAATCCACATTTATTCCCTGTTGGTCAGTTACAACTTACTCTAACGTTTTGTTCCTATGGCAAACTGGTTGTTATCCAACCTAGTGAAATGAAGATATATGATGtcaaaatgattttgaaaaatgTTAGTTGAAATCTTACACTTTAAATGATGAACATCTTATATTATTTCCCATAATCTGTATGATTTATATCATTTCCCATATAATATTTAAgcttttcatatataaaaatagttttaagtaTACACCCTAGTTTGCTGTCTACTGTTGTGACAAATATTATGTCCAAAAAAGAAAGCTTGGGAGGAAAGTGTCTATTTGAACTTAAGTCAACCTTGAAGGGAAGTCAACataggaaattaaaacaaaaatctggaGGCAAAAACTGATGAAAGATCATGGTAGGAGGAATGCCGATTCCTGGCTTTTCAGGGATTGCTCAGACTGCTACTTTATACAAGCCTGAAGCACCATCCCAGAGGTGGTCCTAGCAAAAATAAATCTAGGAAATATTGAAGACATGCTGATTTCCCAATTAGTTATGTGGAAGTATTTTTTCAAGTGAAGTTTCTTCATCCAAGATGATCTAAGTTTGTGTCAgttgaaaaagaaactaaaaaacaaagtaaaaatacgAAGttctttttaaagcaatatttGTAAATACATATTCTGTATTTAGATTACTTATTCTGAGATATCTAAAAGAATAAACtgttataaaattaataattgttatcatcatttacattaaattaatcttcatttaaacatttttgcatcaaacaaacatatttttatatgtgctACAAAGACTGGAAGATGCTTAGCAAATTTTATATGTGCTACAAAGACTGGAAGATCCTTGCAAGTTGAAAGGACTTATAAACCACTGTcttgcaatttaaaaatattatacacaTTTTTGTATAATTCAGATgtgaaaatttataaatataagatTTGCTattaattcattttcttctaagaTGTGCAAGATCATTCACATCAATGTAACCCAGATCTGTAGACTCaagggttttcttctttgtgcCTGCACCTCAGCCACAGGAGTACAGAGAGAGAAGCCTTTCTCAGCTTAGCATTGCCCAGAATCAGGACCCAGGAGTGCACTGAGGGAAAAGCAGTTCTTGCAGCCTGTGTGATCAAAAGCAGCAGTGTTCTCTCCAGAAGCAGAGAACTCCAAACTTTGAGAacaaaagacaggaagaaaatggaaTACAGGAAGATGGAAGCAATCAAAGTCTGCAAGGCTCTGATGTGGGCATCAGTGCTGATGTCTCTGCATCCTTGGGCTCTGTGTTGCATCTTCCTCTGATGTTTCCACAGTGAGAAAACAAGTAGAAGAAAAGTGACTAGTGAAACAGCAAAAGGTATGAACCCAAACATAGTGTTAGCAAATGCAAACAGCATACAAAGCTGTGTGTTATTCAAGAGCAAGCTTTTAGACATAGTTACATCATATTCTATGAATAACATGTTTTCAGGTgcattaataatagtaatatttaAGCACAAGAGAACTAAAGACATTATCAATGTCCCTATCATTACTTTTTTAACTCTTAtctttaaataaaggaaaattgggttggaaaaatttgctatcttaaaaaaataaaagatgctgAGACTTGTAACAAACCAGAGACTGCTTTGGTTGAATGTTGTCCATATAGTGTGTATTATGCCAATAATTTTTCTAGTCATCCAATGTACTGGGTCATGCATAGATAGGCACCAGCTCACTAATACTAACCACAACAGTGCAATTCTGGAGATGGCCAGAGCAGTGAGGATATGATCCACTGAAGAGAACATTCTTCCCTTGACCAAGTCCATGATGTTCACCACAGCTATGAATCCATTGCCAAAGATGCCAATTATAAATTCTACACTCAGAATTACTATAAATGTGATCTGTAGGACACCATTCATTTTCACTTAGGTGCTTCAATTTCTATTGTCACTGcctaagattttttaaaa
It contains:
- the LOC127678161 gene encoding taste receptor type 2 member 116-like, which codes for MNGVLQITFIVILSVEFIIGIFGNGFIAVVNIMDLVKGRMFSSVDHILTALAISRIALLWLVLVSWCLSMHDPVHWMTRKIIGIIHTIWTTFNQSSLWFVTSLSIFYFFKIANFSNPIFLYLKIRVKKVMIGTLIMSLVLLCLNITIINAPENMLFIEYDVTMSKSLLLNNTQLCMLFAFANTMFGFIPFAVSLVTFLLLVFSLWKHQRKMQHRAQGCRDISTDAHIRALQTLIASIFLYSIFFLSFVLKVWSSLLLERTLLLLITQAARTAFPSVHSWVLILGNAKLRKASLSVLLWLRCRHKEENP